The following is a genomic window from Caldicellulosiruptor danielii.
CTTGAATATATCCTGATGTCTTGAAAAACTCAAATATCACAATATCACCAAGTTCCATCTCTAAATTTTTAGTTATACCTACTGAAGCAACCGAACCATTAACTTCAACCCATATATCCCCAAAAAAAAGCCTCTCACCATACAGCATCCTTTTTTCCTTCCCTTTTTTCGAAGTATTTTTACTTTCCAGCAAATTTTTTAAGTTGCTCATAAGTCATCATACCAACGTTTTTTGCAACTATTCTGCCATTTTCGTCCAGCAAAAAGGTTGTAGGTATTCCTTCAATCCCAAACTGTGCAGAAACATTCCCATCCCTGTCAAGAAGTACGGGGTATGTAACCCCCATTGAATTTAAAAACTCTTTTACCGTTTCTTTATCCTCTTGAATGTTAATGCCAAGTAAAACAACATCCTTGTTTTCGCGATGGAATCTTTCAAAATCGGGTATCTCAGCCCTGCAGGGTGGACACCATGTTGCAAAAAAGTTGAGCAAAACCTTTCTGCCTTTAAAATCTGATATTGAATATTCTTTACCATCCACCGATACAAGCTTGAAATTAACTGCGCTTTTCAAATCTACATTCTCTTTTGAGCGCGACATAATCTGGTATACCAAGAGCCCAGTCAAAATGGCGCTTATCAATATAAAGATAACACTTTTGATTCTATTATTCAACATGAAATATTCACCTCTTTTTTGAATTTTTCTATTTTCTATCTGAAGAAATTTATCTTGTCAAAAAACGCAAGCATGCCAAATGCAATCAAAAGCACTCCTGTAAAATACTCTATTGCCCTGCTGTACCTATTCAACATACCAAAAAAAGTTTTGAGCCTGTCTATTAAAAAACTTGAGACTAAAAATGGCACGGCAAATCCTATCGAATAGATAAAAAGCAGCATCGCTCCTTTTAGAAACATCCCAGAAATAGCCGCCATACTCAAAATAGAGGTCAAAACTGGCCCTACACAGGGTGTCCAGCTTATACTTAAAACCATTCCCAAAATTAGCGGTGAAGCATCAATATCCAAATTACCATTACCATGTATAGGTATAAAAAGTCTTTTTAAAAAATCTGGTGATAGCTCAAGCATCACCAGACCCATCAAAACAATAATTATTGCTGCTATCTTCTTCAGCACAAAACTGTACCCAGAAAAAACACTTCCTACCGCACTTGCCGCAATTCCAAGTACAACAAAGACAATTGAAAATCCCAGAACAAACAAAAGGCTATTTTTTAATCTGCTACCCTTTTGAGAAAAAATATATAGGACATACACAGGAATAAGCGGCA
Proteins encoded in this region:
- a CDS encoding TlpA family protein disulfide reductase, which codes for MLNNRIKSVIFILISAILTGLLVYQIMSRSKENVDLKSAVNFKLVSVDGKEYSISDFKGRKVLLNFFATWCPPCRAEIPDFERFHRENKDVVLLGINIQEDKETVKEFLNSMGVTYPVLLDRDGNVSAQFGIEGIPTTFLLDENGRIVAKNVGMMTYEQLKKFAGK
- a CDS encoding cytochrome c biogenesis CcdA family protein; amino-acid sequence: MKIDILAAVTAGFLSFFSPCILPLIPVYVLYIFSQKGSRLKNSLLFVLGFSIVFVVLGIAASAVGSVFSGYSFVLKKIAAIIIVLMGLVMLELSPDFLKRLFIPIHGNGNLDIDASPLILGMVLSISWTPCVGPVLTSILSMAAISGMFLKGAMLLFIYSIGFAVPFLVSSFLIDRLKTFFGMLNRYSRAIEYFTGVLLIAFGMLAFFDKINFFR